GAGAGCTCAAGGCCGCCCTACTCAAAGGGCGAGGGAATTACGTCTGCCCGCTCCGACTCAAACGTGCGATGCAGCAGACCGGTGATTTATTTAGCACCGGCGAGGCCGAGGAGCTGAAAGCTATTTGGGACTGGGCCGAAGGCACCCGGGATGGAACCAAAAGCGATCTCAACTTCCAGCCCTCGGCCAAAGTCTGGAGTCAGGTCTGCTCTGACGGCAGCGTCTGCACCCACCGCACCTGCGGCCGCAATGGTAACTGTTTCTATCAAATTGCACGTAAACAGATGGAGGATGCCGACATCGTCGTGCTCAACCACACCTTGTTCTTCTCTCTGCTCGCGCTCGGAGAAATCCCGGATGACGATCCCGGCTATCTCTTTGCCAACGATTTTGTCATCTTTGATGAGGCCCACACGCTGGAACAGGTTGCCGCTGTTCAGTTAGGGCTTCGCCAAAGTCACGCAGGACTCAAATTCGAGGTCCAACGCCTCTACAATCCACGCAACCGCAAAGGACTGCTTCGCGCAATGCACAACGCCCGGGCCATGAAAGCCGCCGAGCGCGTTCTGGATGAAGCCGAGGAGTTCTATCAAACCATCGCAGAACAAGTCGAATTCGGAAAATTCAGTAAAGAGTTCCGAGTCAGGCAACCCGACTTCGTCGATAACACACTCGGCGAGCCGCTCCGAGCCCTCTGGGGAGAGATCGAAGAAGCGGCAGATGCCTTGGAAAAAGACTCCACCACCCGAGCTGAACTCATGGACGGAGCTCGGAGAATGCGCGAAATCCACGCCGGTCTACGCCTGTTCCTCGACCAGGATGACGAAGACAGTGTCTACTGGGTGCAGAAAAGCGGACGGGACGACGACATGCTCAGCATTCACTCTGCGCCCATCAACGTTGCTGACCGCCTGCGCCGGATCATGTTTGGCCACGGTCGGACCTGTATCCTGACCAGCGCCACCCTCGGAACGGGAGATGAAGAACTTCTCTACTTTCGCAAACGTATCGGTGCTGAAAATGCCCTCGCCGTCAAAATTGGGTCTCCGTTCAATTACCAGGAACAGATGAAAATCTACGTGATCAAATCGATGCCGGAGCCATCACATAAGGATTACGAAAACGCCCTGGTTCACTGGATTGGCCGCGTGCTTAAATACACCGAAGGCAAGGCCTTTGTACTGTTTACCAGTTACCGGCTGATGCGAAATGTGGCAGCTGCCATGGACGATTTTTTTTACGACCACGACTGGCGTCTGCTTCTTCAAGGGGATGGTATGCCACGCCACAAGATGATCGATATTTTCCGCAAGGACACACACAGCGTTCTCTTTGGAACCGATAGCTTTTGGGCCGGGGTCGACGTCCCCGGTGAAGCTCTGTCCAATGTCATCATCACCCGACTACCCTTTGCCGTGCCCGACCACCCACTGGTGGAATCCCGCTTGGAAGCCATCATTGCCGATGGAGGCAATGCCTTCGTTGACTACTCGGTTCCCGAAGCGGTTCTCAAACTACGTCAAGGCGTCGGGCGACTGATCCGCACAGCCAAAGACAAAGGCATGGTTGTTCTGCTAGATAATCGTGTCGTCACCAAACCCTACGGAAAAACCTTTTTGGGGTCCCTGCCTCCGGCCCCAATCAAAATCGTCAACGAGCCGCTCAAGGATTAAGCGCCCCTAACGACACACCCACACGCACAAATAAAAGACCATGCAACGATCCGTCATCATCACTCGAAATGGCATGGGAGAAGGCGATCCCAAGCTCTCTCTCATCCTACTGGAAAAATATCTGACATCCTCACTGGAAAATGACGACATCAAGGACGTCTATGCCTTTTATAACAGTGGAGTCAAAGCCCCACTGGAGAACAAAAACATCTACCTGCTGCTCGAACAGGTCCAGAGCAAGGGAGCCGAGATCTATTTTTGCGGAACCTGCCTTGAGTTCTACGGGCTGGCTCAGGATGTCAACATTGGCAAGATTGCATGCATGAATGACATCCGTACGGTCATCAACAACAGCCGGGCTGATTTTTTATAAGCGAAATAGCAAGGGTTCAACGCAAGCCGGCGGCGGCTGATTGAGGCCAATCAGCCCTACCGTTATCATCTCATCACAATCCCTGAGGCTCGTTACTGGGAGCCTTGGTGATCGGATCCAGAGCCGCAATCGCTGTTTTCAACAATTCGGCAGGCCACTGGCCGGGAGCCGTAGGTTCACTTCCCAGATATCCGTAATTGAGCAAGGATCCGTGCTGGGCATAGAGCATACGCGACACCGGAGCGAGCGGCCCCATGCCCATGATCGCCATGGGATGTGTGTTGCGCTGCAGTAAACTGGTGCACAGAGGAAAATCCTTCACACTTTTATGATAGAGCGCCAACTTAACAATATCGGCTTCCTCTGCCATATCCACCATACGCTGAAGCTGAAATTCTTCCGGGGTATGGTCAAAGTTGTGATAGGAAAGAATCAACCCTACCTCACGAGATCGAATCTCGTGGATGGTTTTT
The sequence above is drawn from the Oceaniferula marina genome and encodes:
- a CDS encoding ATP-dependent DNA helicase, translated to MIAFADDNEGRSSGDLVNAMEQMFSSSGKLSSSPDFEYRAEQQQMSMAVAEALENTHVLCAEAGTGVGKSLAYLIPAAKFALETGRKAVISTHTINLQEQLINKDIPLANKILGGELKAALLKGRGNYVCPLRLKRAMQQTGDLFSTGEAEELKAIWDWAEGTRDGTKSDLNFQPSAKVWSQVCSDGSVCTHRTCGRNGNCFYQIARKQMEDADIVVLNHTLFFSLLALGEIPDDDPGYLFANDFVIFDEAHTLEQVAAVQLGLRQSHAGLKFEVQRLYNPRNRKGLLRAMHNARAMKAAERVLDEAEEFYQTIAEQVEFGKFSKEFRVRQPDFVDNTLGEPLRALWGEIEEAADALEKDSTTRAELMDGARRMREIHAGLRLFLDQDDEDSVYWVQKSGRDDDMLSIHSAPINVADRLRRIMFGHGRTCILTSATLGTGDEELLYFRKRIGAENALAVKIGSPFNYQEQMKIYVIKSMPEPSHKDYENALVHWIGRVLKYTEGKAFVLFTSYRLMRNVAAAMDDFFYDHDWRLLLQGDGMPRHKMIDIFRKDTHSVLFGTDSFWAGVDVPGEALSNVIITRLPFAVPDHPLVESRLEAIIADGGNAFVDYSVPEAVLKLRQGVGRLIRTAKDKGMVVLLDNRVVTKPYGKTFLGSLPPAPIKIVNEPLKD
- a CDS encoding DsrE family protein; this encodes MQRSVIITRNGMGEGDPKLSLILLEKYLTSSLENDDIKDVYAFYNSGVKAPLENKNIYLLLEQVQSKGAEIYFCGTCLEFYGLAQDVNIGKIACMNDIRTVINNSRADFL
- a CDS encoding type I 3-dehydroquinate dehydratase, with amino-acid sequence MSSQRQVTIPECPLVVGSVASLNHLACLQPVELPQQCDLLEIRLDAMSGHMDALELELDRFKDFPLLFTARCAAEGGAAVLSLEERAELLMAVADRATWIDVELASYNGLEKTIHEIRSREVGLILSYHNFDHTPEEFQLQRMVDMAEEADIVKLALYHKSVKDFPLCTSLLQRNTHPMAIMGMGPLAPVSRMLYAQHGSLLNYGYLGSEPTAPGQWPAELLKTAIAALDPITKAPSNEPQGL